A window of Cryptomeria japonica chromosome 3, Sugi_1.0, whole genome shotgun sequence contains these coding sequences:
- the LOC131027952 gene encoding uncharacterized mitochondrial protein AtMg00750-like: protein MGPDTTARKVLLAGLWWLTVHNDTREWVTSCDTCQCAGRPLKRDFMPLNPSNAQELFERWGLDFIGPLKPSRARRCRYIVMVTEYLTKWVEARALVDNSAISMVRFIYEQIIIRYGIPIQLTSDRGGHFVNHII from the coding sequence ATGGGACCGGACACGACGGCAAGGAAAGTCTTACTAGCAGGCTTATGGTGGCTGACAGTGCATAATGACAccagagaatgggtgacaagttgtgatacatgtcaaTGCGCTGGACGACCAttaaagagggattttatgccaCTCAACCCGTCGAATGCTCAAGagttgttcgaaagatgggggttagacttcaTTGGTCCGTTGAAACCAAGTCGGGcccgacgatgtagatacattgtcATGGTGACCGAATACTTGACCAAATGGGTTGAAGCGAGGGCCTTGGTAGACAACTCCGCCATTAGTATGGTGAgattcatttatgaacagattatcaTCCGGTACGGAATACCTATACAGTTGACAAGTGATAGAGGAGGGCACTTCGTAAACCACATTATCTAG